A region from the Citrobacter koseri ATCC BAA-895 genome encodes:
- the potI gene encoding putrescine ABC transporter permease PotI, with protein sequence MNTLPVVRSPWRIVILVLGFTFLYAPMLMLVIYSFNSSKLVTVWAGWSTRWYGELFRDSAMISAVGLSLTIAACAATMAAILGTIAAVVMVRFGRFRGANGFAFMITAPLVMPDVITGLSLLLLFVALAHAIGWPADRGMLTIWLAHVTFCTAYVAVVISSRLRELDRSIEEAAMDLGATPLKVFFVITLPMIMPAVISGWLLAFTLSLDDLVIASFVSGPGATTLPMLVFSSVRMGVNPEINALATLILGVVGIVGFIAWYLMARAEKQRMRDIQRARRG encoded by the coding sequence ATGAATACTTTACCGGTGGTTCGTTCGCCCTGGCGAATTGTTATTCTGGTGCTCGGGTTTACCTTCCTGTATGCGCCGATGCTGATGCTGGTCATCTATTCGTTTAACAGCTCGAAGCTGGTGACCGTCTGGGCGGGATGGTCTACGCGCTGGTATGGCGAGCTGTTCCGGGATAGCGCGATGATAAGCGCCGTCGGCCTGAGCCTCACGATTGCCGCTTGTGCCGCGACAATGGCGGCTATTCTGGGGACGATTGCCGCCGTGGTAATGGTGCGTTTTGGCCGTTTTCGTGGAGCGAATGGCTTTGCGTTTATGATCACCGCGCCGCTGGTTATGCCGGATGTGATTACCGGGCTGTCGCTGTTGCTGCTGTTTGTGGCCCTGGCCCATGCTATCGGCTGGCCCGCAGATCGCGGAATGCTGACAATCTGGCTGGCGCACGTTACCTTCTGTACGGCCTATGTGGCGGTGGTTATTTCATCGCGTCTGCGCGAACTGGATCGCTCGATTGAAGAGGCGGCGATGGATCTTGGCGCGACGCCGTTAAAAGTGTTCTTTGTGATTACGCTGCCGATGATCATGCCTGCGGTGATCTCTGGATGGCTGCTGGCTTTCACGCTGTCGCTGGACGATCTGGTGATCGCCAGTTTTGTCTCTGGCCCGGGGGCGACGACATTGCCGATGCTGGTCTTCTCCAGCGTGCGTATGGGGGTTAACCCGGAGATTAACGCGCTGGCGACCCTTATCCTCGGCGTGGTAGGCATTGTCGGTTTTATCGCCTGGTATCTGATGGCGCGCGCAGAAAAGCAGCGAATGCGTGATATCCAACGTGCAAGACGCGGCTGA
- the artI gene encoding arginine ABC transporter substrate-binding protein ArtI: MKKVLIAALIAGFSLSATAAQTIRFATEASYPPFESMDASNKIVGFDVDLANALCKEIDATCTFTNQAFDSLIPSLKFRRFDAVMAGMDITPEREKQVLFTTPYYDNSALFIGQQGKYTSIDQLKGKKVGVQNGTTHQKFIMDKHPEITTVPYDSYQNAKLDLQNGRIDGVFGDTAVVTEWLKDNPKLAPVGDKVTDKDYFGTGLGIAVRQGNTELQQKFNTALEKVKQDGTYETIYNKWFQK; encoded by the coding sequence ATGAAAAAAGTTCTGATTGCCGCGCTAATTGCAGGCTTTAGCCTTTCCGCTACAGCAGCTCAAACCATCCGTTTCGCCACGGAAGCATCCTACCCTCCGTTCGAATCTATGGATGCCAGTAACAAAATCGTTGGCTTTGACGTCGATCTGGCCAATGCGCTGTGTAAAGAGATTGACGCGACCTGCACCTTTACCAACCAGGCGTTTGACAGCCTGATCCCAAGCCTGAAGTTCCGTCGTTTCGACGCGGTGATGGCCGGTATGGACATCACGCCTGAGCGTGAAAAGCAGGTTCTGTTCACCACGCCTTACTATGACAACTCCGCGCTGTTCATCGGTCAGCAGGGTAAATACACCAGCATCGACCAGTTGAAAGGCAAAAAAGTGGGCGTACAGAATGGCACTACCCACCAGAAGTTCATCATGGATAAGCACCCGGAAATCACCACCGTGCCTTATGACAGCTACCAGAACGCGAAGCTGGATCTGCAAAATGGTCGTATTGACGGTGTGTTCGGCGACACCGCCGTGGTCACTGAATGGCTGAAAGATAATCCGAAGCTGGCGCCGGTTGGCGATAAAGTGACCGACAAAGATTACTTCGGCACCGGCCTCGGCATCGCGGTACGCCAGGGCAACACGGAACTACAGCAGAAATTCAACACTGCGCTGGAAAAAGTGAAGCAAGATGGCACGTACGAAACCATCTACAACAAATGGTTCCAGAAGTAA
- the artJ gene encoding arginine ABC transporter substrate-binding protein ArtJ, whose protein sequence is MKKLVLAALLATFAAGASAADKINFGVSATYPPFESLDASNKIVGFDIDLATALCKQMQADCTFTNHAFDSLIPALKFKKYDAVISGMDITPERSKQVTFTSPYYANSALVIAKKDSYKTFADLKGKRIGMENGTTHQKYLQDKHPEVKTVAYDSYQNAIIDLKNGRIDGVFGDTAVVNEWLKTNPQLGAATEKVTDPQYFGTGLGIAVRPDNKALLEKLNTALAAIKADGTYQKISDQWFPQ, encoded by the coding sequence ATGAAAAAGTTAGTTCTGGCCGCATTACTCGCTACTTTCGCCGCTGGCGCCTCAGCTGCCGATAAAATCAATTTCGGCGTTTCCGCCACTTACCCGCCGTTCGAATCACTGGATGCGAGCAATAAAATCGTCGGTTTCGATATCGATCTGGCGACTGCGTTATGCAAACAAATGCAGGCCGACTGTACTTTTACCAACCACGCGTTTGACAGCCTGATCCCGGCGCTGAAATTCAAAAAATATGACGCGGTTATCTCTGGTATGGATATTACCCCTGAGCGTAGCAAACAGGTGACGTTCACCAGCCCTTACTATGCCAACTCCGCGCTGGTGATTGCGAAAAAAGACAGCTATAAAACCTTTGCCGACCTGAAAGGAAAACGTATCGGCATGGAAAACGGCACCACGCACCAGAAATACCTGCAAGATAAGCATCCTGAAGTGAAAACCGTGGCTTATGACAGCTACCAGAATGCGATTATCGACCTGAAAAATGGCCGCATTGATGGCGTATTCGGCGATACCGCCGTGGTGAATGAGTGGCTGAAAACCAATCCGCAACTGGGCGCGGCAACAGAAAAAGTGACCGATCCGCAATACTTCGGCACCGGCCTTGGCATCGCTGTGCGCCCGGATAATAAAGCGCTGCTGGAAAAACTGAACACCGCGCTGGCGGCAATCAAAGCTGATGGCACTTATCAGAAAATCAGCGATCAGTGGTTCCCGCAGTAA
- the artQ gene encoding arginine ABC transporter permease ArtQ, which yields MNEFFPLASAAGMTVGLAVCALIIGLVLAMIFAVWESVKWRPIAWTGSAVVTILRGLPEILVVLFIYFGSSQLLLMLSDGFTINLGFVQIPLQMQIEDFDVSPFLCGVIALSLLYAAYASQTLRGALKAVPSGQWESGQALGLSKTAIFFRLVMPQMWRHALPGLGNQWLVLLKDTALVSLISVNDLMLQTKSIATRTQEPFTWYIVAAAIYLVITLVSQYILKRIDLRATRFERRPG from the coding sequence ATGAACGAATTTTTTCCTTTAGCAAGCGCCGCCGGGATGACCGTCGGCCTTGCCGTTTGTGCGCTGATCATCGGCCTCGTCCTCGCTATGATTTTTGCCGTCTGGGAGTCCGTAAAATGGCGCCCGATAGCCTGGACAGGTTCCGCAGTGGTCACGATTCTGCGCGGCCTGCCGGAAATTCTGGTGGTGCTGTTTATCTATTTCGGTTCCTCTCAGCTTCTGCTGATGCTGTCTGATGGCTTCACCATCAACCTGGGGTTTGTGCAAATCCCGTTGCAGATGCAGATTGAAGACTTCGACGTCAGTCCGTTCCTGTGCGGCGTCATCGCGCTGTCGTTGCTGTATGCGGCATACGCGTCGCAAACGCTGCGCGGCGCGCTGAAAGCGGTTCCGTCTGGACAGTGGGAATCCGGTCAGGCGTTGGGCTTATCAAAAACCGCGATTTTTTTCCGCCTGGTGATGCCGCAAATGTGGCGTCATGCGCTGCCAGGGCTGGGCAACCAGTGGCTGGTATTGCTGAAAGATACCGCGCTGGTCAGCCTTATCAGCGTGAACGATCTGATGCTGCAAACAAAAAGCATCGCCACGCGCACTCAGGAGCCGTTCACCTGGTACATTGTGGCTGCGGCTATCTATCTGGTGATTACGCTGGTGAGTCAGTACATTCTCAAACGCATTGACCTGCGCGCGACACGTTTTGAGCGGAGACCAGGCTGA
- a CDS encoding sensor histidine kinase: MIRRFSLSQRLTLLFILLLMLCATVACAVQLYSSMQYGNAMVQRLAGGLAQQIVQREPILDAQGRVDRSVLKPLFDRLMTFNPSVELYVVSSDGELLADAAPPGHIQRQKIDISPLQTFLSGAAMPVYGDDPRSQSQKVFSVTPLRQDGELKGYLYIILQGEESNALAEMAWHKALWSTVLWSLLWVALFGLLAGLLIWYWVTRPVKRLTMDVAGLEQDSITAIKQLAAQQPETTVSDEVAVLRNTFIELARKIAGQWDQLADSDRQRREFIANISHDLRTPLTSLLGYLETLSLKSATLTPQETQQYLATALRQGHKVRHLSQQLFELARLEHGSIKPQLERFAIGELIQDVAQKFDLTIETRQLHLQVDMPHSLPLINADVSMIERVVTNLLDNAVRHSPQGSTIRLKVWQEEAQLQVEVSDSGPGIDEALREQLFQRPSVLGHQASREDRGGLGLLIVRRMLELHGGGIRLMDSVSGARFRFFVPL; the protein is encoded by the coding sequence ATGATACGGCGCTTTAGCCTGAGTCAGCGGCTGACGCTGCTGTTCATTCTGCTGCTGATGCTCTGCGCCACCGTTGCCTGCGCGGTGCAACTCTACAGCAGCATGCAGTACGGCAACGCGATGGTGCAGCGGCTGGCCGGCGGGCTGGCGCAACAGATTGTGCAGCGTGAACCCATTCTGGATGCGCAGGGCAGGGTTGACCGCAGCGTGCTGAAGCCGCTGTTTGACCGCCTGATGACCTTTAACCCGAGCGTTGAGCTGTATGTCGTCTCTTCTGACGGCGAACTGCTGGCCGATGCCGCGCCGCCGGGCCATATCCAGCGGCAAAAGATCGATATTAGTCCATTGCAAACCTTTCTCAGCGGCGCAGCGATGCCCGTCTATGGCGACGATCCGCGTAGTCAGAGTCAGAAGGTTTTCAGCGTTACCCCTTTACGTCAGGATGGTGAGCTTAAAGGCTATTTGTACATCATCCTGCAAGGCGAAGAGTCAAATGCGCTGGCAGAAATGGCCTGGCATAAAGCACTCTGGAGTACGGTGTTGTGGTCCCTGCTATGGGTGGCGCTGTTCGGCCTGCTGGCGGGGTTACTGATCTGGTACTGGGTGACGCGCCCGGTAAAACGCCTGACGATGGACGTTGCCGGGCTGGAGCAGGACAGCATTACCGCCATCAAACAGCTGGCGGCACAGCAGCCGGAGACCACGGTGAGTGATGAAGTTGCGGTGCTGCGCAATACTTTTATCGAGCTGGCGCGCAAAATCGCCGGTCAGTGGGATCAACTGGCCGACAGCGACCGGCAGCGCCGGGAGTTTATCGCCAATATCTCGCATGACTTACGCACGCCGCTGACGTCATTGCTGGGCTACCTGGAAACGTTATCGCTTAAATCCGCTACGCTGACGCCGCAGGAAACGCAGCAATATCTCGCCACTGCGCTGCGTCAGGGGCACAAGGTGCGGCACCTGTCGCAGCAGCTTTTCGAGCTGGCGCGGCTTGAGCATGGCAGCATTAAACCGCAACTGGAGCGCTTTGCTATTGGTGAGCTGATTCAGGATGTGGCGCAAAAATTCGATCTGACAATAGAGACCCGGCAGTTGCATTTGCAGGTCGATATGCCGCATTCCCTGCCGCTTATCAATGCTGACGTCTCAATGATAGAGCGGGTAGTGACGAATCTGCTGGATAACGCCGTGCGCCATTCGCCGCAGGGGAGCACTATCCGGCTGAAGGTATGGCAGGAGGAGGCGCAGCTACAGGTAGAGGTCAGCGACAGCGGGCCAGGTATCGACGAAGCGTTGCGTGAACAACTGTTCCAGCGACCATCGGTGCTGGGGCATCAGGCGTCGCGGGAAGATCGCGGAGGGTTAGGGCTGCTGATTGTAAGACGGATGCTGGAACTGCACGGCGGTGGGATCAGGCTGATGGATTCGGTGAGTGGCGCGCGGTTTAGGTTCTTTGTGCCCTTATAG
- a CDS encoding response regulator transcription factor has translation MKQILLVEDDHDIAALLRLNLEDEGYAITHQPDGGKALQCLETQPWDAVILDLMLPNVDGLEICRRIRQMTRYLPVIIISARSSETDRITGLETGADDYLAKPFSVQELIARIKALFRRQQAMGQAQTAGHIQAHGLTLDPLARTVRLHGQDVDLTPREFELLYFFARHPGEVFSRLALLEQVWGYQHEGYEHTVNTHINRLRIKIEKDAAEPEIIRTVWGKGYKFAELNHDTAL, from the coding sequence ATGAAGCAGATCCTGCTGGTGGAAGATGACCACGACATCGCGGCGCTCCTGCGCCTCAATTTAGAAGACGAAGGCTACGCCATTACTCACCAACCGGATGGGGGCAAGGCGTTACAGTGCCTTGAAACCCAACCCTGGGATGCCGTGATCCTCGACCTGATGCTCCCCAACGTTGACGGTCTGGAAATTTGTCGTCGCATCCGTCAGATGACCCGCTACCTGCCGGTGATTATCATCAGCGCCCGCAGCAGCGAAACGGACCGCATTACCGGGCTGGAAACCGGGGCAGATGATTACCTGGCAAAACCCTTCTCGGTGCAGGAGCTGATCGCGCGCATCAAAGCGCTGTTTCGCCGTCAGCAGGCTATGGGGCAGGCACAGACTGCCGGGCATATTCAGGCTCATGGCCTGACGCTTGATCCGCTGGCGCGTACGGTGCGCCTGCACGGTCAGGATGTGGACCTCACGCCGCGTGAATTTGAGCTACTGTACTTCTTTGCCCGTCATCCAGGCGAAGTCTTTTCGCGTCTGGCGCTGCTGGAACAGGTCTGGGGCTATCAGCACGAAGGGTATGAGCACACCGTCAACACCCACATTAATCGCCTGCGTATCAAGATTGAAAAAGATGCCGCTGAACCGGAGATTATTCGTACCGTCTGGGGCAAAGGTTACAAATTTGCGGAGCTGAACCATGATACGGCGCTTTAG
- the potH gene encoding putrescine ABC transporter permease PotH, giving the protein MSTLEPPARDKKPGGLTLWLARMQMKHGRKLVIAVPYLWLILLFLLPFLIVFKISLAEMARAIPPYTDLMAWADGQLSLTLNLGNFLQLTDDPLYFDAYLQSLQVAGVSTLCCLLLGYPLAWAVAHSRPSTRNILLLLVILPSWTSFLIRVYAWMGILKNNGVLNNFLMWLGVIDHPLTILHTNLAVYIGIVYAYLPFMVLPIYIALTRIDYSLVEASLDLGARPLKTFFSVIVPLTKGGIIAGSMLVFIPAVGEFVIPELLGGPDSIMIGRVLWQEFFNNRDWPVASAVAIIMLLLLIVPIIWFHKHQQKSEGELG; this is encoded by the coding sequence ATGAGTACACTTGAACCTCCGGCTCGCGATAAAAAGCCCGGCGGCCTGACGCTGTGGCTGGCGCGGATGCAAATGAAGCATGGGCGTAAGCTGGTCATCGCGGTGCCGTACCTTTGGCTGATCCTGCTTTTCCTGCTGCCGTTTCTGATCGTGTTTAAAATCAGCCTGGCGGAGATGGCGCGGGCGATCCCGCCCTATACCGATCTGATGGCGTGGGCCGACGGGCAGCTATCCCTGACCCTCAACCTGGGAAACTTCCTGCAACTGACGGACGATCCGCTCTATTTTGACGCCTATTTGCAGTCTTTGCAGGTGGCGGGCGTTTCGACTCTCTGCTGTTTGCTGCTGGGGTATCCGCTGGCCTGGGCGGTGGCGCACAGCAGGCCGTCAACGCGTAATATTCTGCTGTTGCTGGTGATCCTGCCGTCCTGGACCTCGTTTTTGATCCGCGTTTACGCCTGGATGGGGATTCTGAAAAATAACGGCGTGCTGAACAACTTCCTGATGTGGCTGGGGGTTATCGATCATCCCCTGACGATTTTGCATACCAATCTGGCGGTGTATATCGGTATTGTCTACGCCTATCTGCCGTTTATGGTGCTGCCGATTTATATCGCGCTGACGCGCATTGACTATTCGCTGGTGGAGGCCTCGCTGGATCTGGGCGCGCGTCCGCTGAAAACCTTCTTTAGCGTCATTGTGCCGTTAACGAAAGGGGGAATAATTGCCGGATCGATGCTGGTGTTTATTCCGGCGGTGGGGGAATTTGTGATCCCGGAACTGCTCGGCGGGCCAGACAGCATTATGATCGGCCGCGTACTGTGGCAGGAGTTCTTCAACAACCGCGACTGGCCGGTGGCCTCTGCGGTGGCTATCATCATGTTATTACTACTGATTGTACCGATTATCTGGTTCCATAAGCATCAGCAAAAAAGCGAGGGGGAACTCGGATGA
- the artM gene encoding arginine ABC transporter permease ArtM, with translation MFEYLPELMKGLHTSLTLTVASIIVALILALIFTIILTLKTPVLVWLVRGYITLFTGTPLLVQIFLIYYGPGQFPSLQDYPVLWHLLSEPWLCALLALSLNSAAYTTQLFYGAIRAIPEGQWQSCGALGMSKKDTLAILLPYAFKRALSSYSNEVVLVFKSTSLAYTITLMEVMGHGQLLYGRTYDVMVFGAAGVIYLIVNGLLTLLMRLIERKALAFERRN, from the coding sequence ATGTTTGAGTATTTACCTGAACTGATGAAAGGGCTGCACACCAGCCTGACGCTGACGGTTGCGTCTATCATCGTCGCGCTGATCCTGGCGCTGATTTTCACCATCATTCTGACGCTGAAAACGCCGGTGCTGGTATGGCTGGTTCGCGGCTACATTACGCTGTTTACCGGTACGCCGCTGCTGGTGCAAATCTTCCTGATCTACTACGGCCCAGGGCAATTCCCGTCGTTACAGGATTACCCGGTACTCTGGCACCTGCTGTCCGAGCCGTGGCTATGCGCCTTACTTGCCCTGTCGCTCAACAGCGCGGCCTATACCACGCAGCTGTTCTATGGCGCGATCCGTGCGATCCCGGAAGGCCAGTGGCAGTCCTGCGGCGCGCTGGGGATGAGCAAAAAAGATACCCTGGCGATCCTGCTGCCGTACGCGTTTAAACGCGCCCTCTCCTCTTACTCCAATGAGGTGGTGCTGGTCTTCAAGAGTACGTCTCTGGCGTACACCATTACGCTGATGGAAGTGATGGGCCACGGCCAGCTGCTGTACGGTCGTACCTACGATGTGATGGTATTTGGCGCGGCTGGCGTGATTTATCTGATCGTCAACGGTTTGCTAACCTTGCTGATGCGCCTCATCGAGCGTAAAGCGCTGGCGTTTGAGCGCAGGAATTAA
- the rlmC gene encoding 23S rRNA (uracil(747)-C(5))-methyltransferase RlmC: MQCALYDAGRCRSCQWIVQPIRDQLSAKTADLKGLLADFSVEQWCAPVSGPEQAFRNKAKMVVSGSVEKPLLGMLHRDGTPEDLSDCPLYPDTFAPVFATLKPFIARAGLTPYNVARKRGELKYILLTESQFDGGMMLRFVLRSETKLAQLRAALPWLQAQLPQLKVITANIQPVHMAIMEGETEIFLTEQQALAERFNDVPLWIRPQSFFQTNPVVASHLYATARDWVRQLPVHHMWDLFCGVGGFGLHCATPEMTLTGIEIAPEAIACAKQSAAELGLTNLHFQALDSTQFATGQGEVPELVLVNPPRRGIGKALCDYLSQMAPEYIIYSSCNAQTMAKDIANLPGYRIERVQLFDMFPHTAHYEVLTLLTKTR, translated from the coding sequence ATGCAGTGCGCACTCTACGACGCCGGTCGCTGTCGATCCTGTCAGTGGATAGTCCAGCCGATCCGCGATCAACTCTCCGCCAAAACCGCCGATCTGAAGGGGCTGCTTGCCGATTTTTCGGTTGAACAGTGGTGCGCGCCGGTCAGCGGCCCGGAACAGGCCTTTCGTAATAAAGCCAAAATGGTGGTCAGCGGCAGCGTGGAAAAGCCGCTGTTAGGCATGTTGCATCGCGACGGCACCCCGGAGGATTTGAGCGACTGTCCGCTCTATCCCGACACGTTTGCTCCCGTTTTCGCCACGCTGAAGCCGTTCATCGCCCGTGCCGGGTTAACGCCTTACAACGTGGCGCGCAAACGCGGCGAGCTGAAATACATCCTGCTGACGGAAAGTCAGTTCGATGGCGGCATGATGCTGCGGTTCGTGCTGCGCTCAGAAACCAAACTGGCGCAGCTGCGCGCGGCGCTGCCGTGGCTACAGGCGCAGTTACCGCAGCTGAAGGTTATTACCGCGAATATTCAACCGGTACACATGGCGATTATGGAAGGGGAAACGGAGATCTTCCTGACGGAGCAGCAGGCGCTGGCAGAACGTTTTAACGATGTGCCGCTGTGGATCCGTCCGCAGAGCTTTTTCCAGACCAACCCGGTCGTTGCGAGCCATCTGTATGCGACAGCGCGTGACTGGGTGCGTCAGCTGCCTGTTCATCACATGTGGGATCTGTTTTGCGGCGTCGGGGGATTTGGTTTGCACTGCGCCACCCCGGAGATGACGTTGACGGGCATTGAGATCGCACCAGAGGCAATCGCCTGCGCGAAGCAATCCGCCGCAGAACTGGGGCTGACGAATCTTCATTTTCAGGCGCTGGATTCTACGCAATTCGCGACCGGGCAAGGAGAGGTGCCGGAACTGGTGCTGGTGAACCCGCCGCGTCGTGGCATTGGAAAAGCCCTGTGTGACTATCTTAGCCAGATGGCGCCGGAATACATCATCTACTCCAGCTGCAACGCGCAGACGATGGCAAAGGACATTGCCAACTTGCCGGGCTACCGTATTGAGCGTGTTCAGCTTTTCGATATGTTCCCGCATACCGCGCATTATGAAGTGTTAACGCTGTTGACCAAAACACGCTGA
- a CDS encoding YbjO family protein yields the protein MEDDSLGFFKKSSSSHARLNVPTLVQVAALAIILIRCLDLLMIFNTLGMRGMGEFIHRSVQTWNLTLVFLGSLALVFTEIYCAFSLVKGRNWARWVYLLTQVIATGYLWAASLGYGYPELFSIAGESKREILRTLVMQKLPDMLVLMLLFIPAGSRRFFRLQ from the coding sequence ATGGAAGACGATTCGTTGGGATTTTTTAAGAAATCATCCTCATCACATGCCCGTTTAAATGTACCCACGCTGGTGCAGGTGGCGGCGCTCGCGATTATTTTGATCCGCTGCCTCGATTTGCTGATGATTTTTAACACGCTCGGCATGCGGGGAATGGGGGAGTTTATTCATCGCAGCGTGCAAACCTGGAATCTGACGCTGGTGTTTTTAGGCAGCCTGGCGCTGGTCTTTACTGAAATATATTGCGCGTTTTCGCTGGTGAAAGGGCGCAACTGGGCGCGCTGGGTGTACCTGCTCACGCAGGTTATTGCCACAGGTTATCTGTGGGCGGCGTCGCTGGGCTATGGCTACCCGGAGCTGTTCAGTATTGCCGGGGAGTCGAAACGCGAAATTTTGCGCACACTGGTGATGCAGAAATTGCCGGACATGCTGGTTCTGATGCTGCTCTTTATCCCTGCGGGCAGCAGGCGGTTCTTCCGTTTGCAATAA